Proteins encoded in a region of the Acidaminococcales bacterium genome:
- a CDS encoding septum formation initiator family protein — protein sequence MIKHRKISLFRCTFIVLLCFFVVQIIEQEIKIYHLNNEINATRTKVAELTRQYEKMQEEQKSVNDPSYIEKVAREHYNMVKKEEMPVLVKE from the coding sequence ATGATAAAGCACAGAAAAATAAGTCTTTTTCGCTGCACTTTTATTGTTTTGCTGTGTTTTTTCGTTGTGCAGATTATTGAGCAGGAAATTAAGATTTATCATTTGAATAATGAAATAAACGCGACCAGGACAAAGGTTGCCGAATTGACGCGCCAATATGAAAAAATGCAGGAAGAGCAAAAAAGCGTCAACGACCCTTCTTATATAGAAAAAGTTGCCCGCGAACATTACAATATGGTAAAAAAAGAGGAAATGCCGGTATTGGTGAAAGAGTAG
- a CDS encoding S1 RNA-binding domain-containing protein gives MAIEAGSVIEGVITRITNFGAFVELPENNVGLVHISEVSDLYVRDVHDFLKEKEKVKVKVLSVDPRGKIGLSIKQASPENKQRAAGEARIAAKPAVRPAGRPPVAAASFEDKISRFLKDSEDRLTDLKKNTETKRGGRGANRRSG, from the coding sequence ATGGCGATAGAAGCAGGTTCTGTCATTGAGGGAGTTATCACGCGAATCACTAATTTCGGGGCTTTTGTTGAATTGCCTGAAAACAATGTGGGACTTGTCCATATTTCCGAGGTTTCCGACTTATATGTGCGTGACGTGCATGATTTTCTTAAAGAAAAGGAAAAAGTCAAAGTCAAAGTGCTTTCCGTTGACCCGCGCGGAAAGATAGGGTTGTCCATAAAACAGGCGTCGCCCGAAAACAAACAAAGAGCCGCTGGGGAAGCGCGTATAGCGGCAAAGCCGGCGGTGCGGCCGGCCGGGCGGCCGCCGGTTGCCGCAGCGTCTTTTGAGGACAAGATATCGAGGTTCTTAAAAGACAGCGAGGATCGGCTGACTGACCTTAAAAAGAACACGGAAACAAAACGCGGCGGGCGCGGCGCTAACCGCCGCAGCGGCTGA
- the tilS gene encoding tRNA lysidine(34) synthetase TilS: protein MDLDGALVNKVKNYIQKHNLLKYREKVLVACSGGMDSVCLAEILCVLSRLFSWQITVGHVNHQIRGEEAQQDALWVSDFCRRRGLPFVLAKVDVPAFAEENGCSTEEAARILRYRALDGMAKEHDLSVVAVAHNQEDNAETILMNILRGSGIEGASGIKNRRGNVVRPLLFVSRKEIEAFCRQNNIDYRTDSSNSDKKYLRNKVRLELLPILGEYNPEVIPAICRFGGMLARDADFLAGLARECYRTEAVSVQDGEVSLASGKLKSMDPAIVSRVLLMAIKECLQEKPDAYINYKHIAKVQELLSESRTGAVLELPGGLKVKKDYAALQLSAANLQEKKAALSGEYFLPVPGRVVLPDKRIVRASIFRGEKPRAIDARKAAFPAAVADKGLVVRARAPGDVFLPPGMNGSKRKLKEFLIDSKIPLAERDNIPLVVDGAGILWIAGVRGAYREESGSVDKWIYLELIEKEYINGS from the coding sequence TTGGATTTGGACGGGGCGCTTGTCAATAAAGTAAAAAATTACATACAGAAACACAATCTGCTTAAATACCGCGAAAAAGTGTTGGTTGCCTGTTCCGGCGGAATGGATTCCGTTTGTCTTGCGGAAATACTGTGCGTATTGTCGCGCCTTTTCAGTTGGCAGATTACAGTCGGGCATGTGAATCATCAAATCAGGGGAGAAGAAGCGCAGCAAGACGCTTTGTGGGTAAGTGATTTTTGCCGGCGGCGCGGCCTGCCTTTTGTTTTGGCCAAAGTAGACGTGCCGGCGTTTGCGGAAGAAAACGGCTGCTCGACAGAGGAAGCGGCGCGCATCTTGCGCTATCGAGCTTTGGATGGCATGGCGAAAGAACATGACTTGTCGGTTGTCGCCGTGGCGCACAACCAGGAAGACAACGCCGAAACCATCCTTATGAATATTTTGCGCGGCAGCGGCATCGAAGGGGCAAGCGGGATAAAAAACCGCCGCGGCAATGTTGTCAGGCCGCTCCTGTTCGTATCTAGGAAAGAAATAGAAGCGTTTTGCCGGCAAAACAACATTGACTATCGGACGGACAGCAGCAACTCAGACAAGAAATATTTGCGCAACAAAGTGCGCCTGGAACTTTTGCCGATCCTCGGCGAATACAATCCTGAAGTAATTCCGGCTATTTGCCGTTTCGGCGGCATGCTCGCGCGCGACGCCGATTTTTTGGCCGGTTTGGCCAGGGAATGTTATCGGACAGAAGCGGTTTCTGTCCAAGACGGGGAAGTATCCCTTGCGAGCGGTAAATTGAAAAGCATGGATCCGGCCATTGTTTCCCGCGTACTGCTCATGGCGATCAAGGAATGTTTGCAGGAGAAACCGGATGCCTACATAAATTATAAACACATCGCAAAAGTGCAGGAGCTTTTAAGCGAAAGCAGGACAGGCGCCGTGCTGGAGTTGCCGGGCGGACTGAAGGTAAAAAAAGATTACGCCGCATTGCAGCTCTCGGCCGCCAATCTGCAGGAGAAAAAGGCGGCGCTTTCCGGCGAATATTTCCTGCCCGTGCCCGGACGGGTAGTATTGCCGGATAAACGGATAGTGCGTGCCTCGATTTTTCGCGGTGAAAAGCCAAGGGCAATCGATGCCCGCAAAGCGGCCTTTCCGGCTGCCGTGGCCGATAAAGGGCTTGTTGTCAGGGCAAGGGCGCCCGGGGACGTGTTTTTGCCGCCAGGCATGAACGGCAGCAAGCGCAAACTCAAAGAATTTCTTATTGACAGCAAAATACCGCTGGCGGAAAGAGACAATATACCTTTGGTAGTCGATGGCGCCGGTATATTGTGGATTGCCGGCGTGCGCGGCGCTTACCGCGAAGAATCCGGTTCGGTTGACAAATGGATTTATCTTGAACTGATCGAAAAGGAGTACATAAATGGATCTTGA